One Capsicum annuum cultivar UCD-10X-F1 chromosome 2, UCD10Xv1.1, whole genome shotgun sequence genomic window carries:
- the LOC107861137 gene encoding non-specific lipid-transfer protein 3 yields the protein MAKILLTLFALALILGQTNAVIQCGTDVAPKLISCFTFLLGRATSPSQDCCVGLQGLAKTGITSQSDRKDICMCIRTATQTFAFDYTKAVKLPQLCNYTSAISIEPNLDCSKII from the exons atggcaAAAATTCTTTTGACTTTGTTTGCCCTGGCTTTAATTTTAGGCCAAACAAATGCAGTTATTCAATGTGGTACTGATGTTGCACCAAAATTAATTTCTTGTTTTACTTTTTTGCTAGGCCGAGCTACATCACCTAGTCAAGATTGTTGTGTTGGATTGCAAGGATTGGCTAAAACGGGTATTACCTCACAATCTGACCGCAAAGATATTTGCATGTGCATCAGAACTGCAACTCAAACCTTCGCATTTGACTATACAAAAGCTGTAAAACTTCCTCAGCTTTGCAACTACACTAGCGCGATATCAATTGAACCCAATCTTGATTGTTCAAA GATTATTTGA
- the LOC107858042 gene encoding disease resistance protein RPP13-like, with protein sequence MLQSRLEDTCYIIVLDDIWTTEAWDLIVRSFPDNDKSSRLLLTSRRMEVALHADAHTTPYKLEVLSEEESWELFLKKAFSENRECPQDLVDVGKAILQKCDGLPLAITVMGGILAGKKKRKSEWQRVQRNLSSYLVKTHGVSTILALSYRDLPPHLKSCFLYLGLLQKGKDILVKQLMHVWIAHGLIHQKEEQKLEDIVEDYLDELIGRNMLQVILVRADDKVKSCRLHDLLRDFCNIKAKEEIFLEVDNPSISLSESRHHVLYSPLERYKYLGDSKSFVRSVLSFDSSAKLVNLDCICTSSFKLLKVLYIDSPGLKVISDNIGKLCSLNT encoded by the coding sequence ATGCTCCAGAGTCGTTTGGAAGATACGTGCTATATCATTGTTCTTGATGACATCTGGACCACAGAAGCATGGGATCTCATTGTTAGGTCATTTCCTGACAATGATAAGTCAAGTAGATTGCTACTTACCAGCCGCAGAATGGAGGTTGCTTTGCATGCCGATGCCCATACTACGCCCTACAAACTTGAAGTATTGAGTGAAGAGGAGAGTTGGGAACTCTTTCTCAAGAAAGCATTTTCCGAGAATAGAGAGTGCCCACAAGACTTGGTGGATGTGGGGAAAGCGATTCTGCAAAAATGTGACGGCTTGCCACTGGCAATCACTGTCATGGGAGGCATCTTGGCTGGGAAGAAGAAGCGAAAAAGTGAGTGGCAGAGAGTACAGAGAAACCTCAGTTCATACCTTGTCAAAACTCATGGCGTATCAACAATTTTGGCGTTGAGTTATCGGGACTTACCTCCCCACTTAAAGTCTTGCTTTCTCTACTTAGGCCTTCTCCAAAAAGGCAAAGACATCCTTGTGAAGCAACTCATGCACGTATGGATTGCCCATGGTCTTATTCATCAAAAGGAAGAACAAAAATTAGAGGACATTGTGGAGGATTATCTTGATGAGCTCATTGGCAGAAATATGCTTCAAGTAATCCTAGTTAGAGCAGATGACAAAGTTAAAAGTTGCCGACTCCATGATCTCCTACGAGACTTTTGCAATATAAAGGCCAAGGAAGAAATATTTCTCGAGGTAGATAATCCATCTATATCCCTCTCTGAATCTCGGCACCATGTCCTTTACTCTCCGCTAGAGAGGTACAAATATTTGGGAGATTCAAAATCGTTTGTAAGATCCGTTCTATCCTTTGATTCATCGGCTAAACTAGTTAACCTTGATTGTATTTGTACAAGTAGTTTCAAACTTCTCAAAGTACTATACATAGACTCTCCTGGTTTAAAGGTGATCTCAGATAATATTGGGAAACTATGTTCCTTAAATACTTAG
- the LOC107859121 gene encoding uncharacterized protein At2g34460, chloroplastic isoform X2, translating to MEGSEIKEVGIIQNNSKKKIFVAGATGNTGKRIVEQLLAYGFAVKAGVRDVNKAKSILPEGNPLLQIENDLLNLCVHMEAEKLGTQIILFLFCLSGRISSYVFQKKLLVKADVTEGSAKLADAIGDDSDAVICATGFQPSWNLLAPWKVDNFGTVNLVDACQKLGVNRFILISSILVNGAAMGQLFNPVYIILNVMGLVLVAKLQAERYIRKSGINYTIIRPGGLKNDPPQGNLVMQPEDTLFRGSISRDQVAEVAVKALLHLESHYKVVEIVASTDAPERSFEELFGSIEQQ from the exons ATGGAAGGTAGTGAAATTAAGGAAGTGGGCATAATTCAGAATAATAGTAAGAAGAAAATATTTGTTGCTGGTGCAACGGGGAATACTGGCAAGAGGATTGTTGAGCAGCTTTTGGCTTATGGTTTTGCTGTTAAAGCTGGTGTTCGTGATGTTAACAAGGCTAAGTCTATTTTACCTGAAGGAAATCCTCTTCTGCAAATT GAAAATGATCTGCTTAATTTGTGTGTACATATGGAAGCTGAAAAACTTGGAACTCAGATAATCCTATTTTTGTTTTGCTTATCAGGTAGAATCTCTTCCTATGTTTTCCAGAAGAAGCTATTA GTGAAAGCCGATGTGACAGAGGGATCAGCTAAACTAGCCGATGCTATTGGTGATGATTCTGATGCGGTAATATGCGCTACAGGTTTCCAGCCTTCATGGAATTTGTTGGCACCTTGGAAG GTCGATAATTTTGGCACGGTGAACCTTGTGGATGCATGCCAGAAACTTGGTGTTAATAGGTTCATCCTTATAAGTTCAATTCTCGTCAATGGGGCTGCAATGGGTCAGTTGTTCAATCCAGTTTATATAATCCTAAATGTTATGGGACTCGTTTTGGTAGCAAAGCTTCAAGCTGAGAGATACATTCGTAAATCTGGCATCAACTACACAATTATTCGGCCTGGTGGGCTAAAAAACGATCCTCCACAAGGAAATTTAGTCATGCAACCAGAG GACACCCTTTTTCGAGGCTCAATATCTAGAGATCAGGTAGCGGAAGTTGCAGTCAAGGCATTACTCCATCTAGAATCTCATTACAAAGTTGTGGAGATAGTGGCTAGTACAGATGCTCCTGAACGTTCATTTGAGGAGCTCTTTGGTTCAATAGAACAGCAGTGA
- the LOC107859121 gene encoding uncharacterized protein At2g34460, chloroplastic isoform X3: protein MEGSEIKEVGIIQNNSKKKIFVAGATGNTGKRIVEQLLAYGFAVKAGVRDVNKAKSILPEGNPLLQIVKADVTEGSAKLADAIGDDSDAVICATGFQPSWNLLAPWKVDNFGTVNLVDACQKLGVNRFILISSILVNGAAMGQLFNPVYIILNVMGLVLVAKLQAERYIRKSGINYTIIRPGGLKNDPPQGNLVMQPEDTLFRGSISRDQVAEVAVKALLHLESHYKVVEIVASTDAPERSFEELFGSIEQQ from the exons ATGGAAGGTAGTGAAATTAAGGAAGTGGGCATAATTCAGAATAATAGTAAGAAGAAAATATTTGTTGCTGGTGCAACGGGGAATACTGGCAAGAGGATTGTTGAGCAGCTTTTGGCTTATGGTTTTGCTGTTAAAGCTGGTGTTCGTGATGTTAACAAGGCTAAGTCTATTTTACCTGAAGGAAATCCTCTTCTGCAAATT GTGAAAGCCGATGTGACAGAGGGATCAGCTAAACTAGCCGATGCTATTGGTGATGATTCTGATGCGGTAATATGCGCTACAGGTTTCCAGCCTTCATGGAATTTGTTGGCACCTTGGAAG GTCGATAATTTTGGCACGGTGAACCTTGTGGATGCATGCCAGAAACTTGGTGTTAATAGGTTCATCCTTATAAGTTCAATTCTCGTCAATGGGGCTGCAATGGGTCAGTTGTTCAATCCAGTTTATATAATCCTAAATGTTATGGGACTCGTTTTGGTAGCAAAGCTTCAAGCTGAGAGATACATTCGTAAATCTGGCATCAACTACACAATTATTCGGCCTGGTGGGCTAAAAAACGATCCTCCACAAGGAAATTTAGTCATGCAACCAGAG GACACCCTTTTTCGAGGCTCAATATCTAGAGATCAGGTAGCGGAAGTTGCAGTCAAGGCATTACTCCATCTAGAATCTCATTACAAAGTTGTGGAGATAGTGGCTAGTACAGATGCTCCTGAACGTTCATTTGAGGAGCTCTTTGGTTCAATAGAACAGCAGTGA
- the LOC107859121 gene encoding putative disease resistance protein At1g50180 isoform X1 has protein sequence MKCFLKDADMKQEEDEDATIRNWVSEIRAVAYHAEDVIEIFIHQVESQQRQSVFVKCAFYPKKLYCLYEVGKEIESIQARILEISNSRERYGIRNIQGHGEGEGSSTTREKMRELRRSSPFVANKDVVGLEKHVNSVVSILLKEDKRLCVASIVGMGGIGKTTLAKEVYNQSQIRNKFDTRAWLYVSQEYKPMKIIKELILQLAKPEEDKAMIVDRMDQLPQAGLEVMLQRRLEDTCYLIVLDDIWTTEAWDLIVRSLPDNDKSSRLLLTSRRMEVALHADAHTPPYKLEVLSEEESWELFLKEAFSENLECPQDLVDVGKAILQKCDGLPLAITVMGGILAGKKKQKSEWQRVQRNLSSDLVKTHGVSTILALSYQDLPPHLKSCFLYLALLQKGKDILVKQLMHLWIAHGLIHRKEEQKLEDIVEDYLDELIGRNMLQVIRVRADERVKSCRLHDLLRDFCIMKAKEEIFFEVDTPSTSLSEFRHHVLYSPLERYNSKSYVRSLLSFDSSSTLVNLDCICTSSFKLLKVLYIDSPGLKVISDSIGKLFSLKYFGLGRKTRIKKLPRSISHLQNLETIDMPMSRYYSVLVPNVLWRLVNLRHLLGYINSPTLLKIDLLNNLRTLGSIPVHHWLHNENLTRMTKLQKVGLLIESGNNLDMDRLCDSLAKLESLQSLFLEVDDGLCISLVAGLSQLSHVVKLKLKGNLAPIPAHPCVFPPNLCHLTLVNSDLHPSSIQVLEKLTNLSVLKLVNAFKLYDQLAESMTISRNGFCGLKFLRVDEVKCVKEMKLGKGAMAGLKCLQIFKCYSLRRLPEKLISLTNLEKLEIREMPEAFIARLQDSDLHKLQHIPNIVIGHPCTDYEEWIQEEMERLNITRKIRLKSRDNKSSSSVPGRTNVNTD, from the coding sequence ATGAAGTGCTTCCTGAAAGATGCAGATATGAAGCAAGAGGAAGATGAGGACGCAACAATCCGCAATTGGGTATCTGAAATCAGAGCAGTTGCCTACCATGCTGAGGATGTGATTGAAATATTCATCCACCAAGTTGAGTCCCAACAACGACAGAGTGTCTTCGTCAAGTGTGCCTTCTATCCTAAGAAACTATACTGTCTTTATGAAGTAGGAAAAGAGATTGAATCGATTCAGGCCAGAATTCTTGAAATATCCAACAGCCGTGAAAGATATGGCATCAGGAATATTCAAGGGCACGGAGAAGGTGAAGGTTCAAGTACAACACGTGAGAAAATGCGTGAACTACGACGCTCCTCGCCCTTTGTTGCAAATAAAGATGTTGTTGGTCTAGAGAAGCATGTGAATTCTGTTGTGTCAATCCTTCTGAAGGAGGACAAAAGGCTTTGTGTTGCTTCAATTGTTGGTATGGGGGGCATTGGTAAGACGACTCTTGCCAAAGAAGTTTATAACCAAAGTCAAATCAGAAACAAGTTCGATACTCGGGCATGGCTTTATGTATCCCAAGAATATAAGCCCATGAAGATCATCAAGGAACTCATTTTACAACTGGCAAAACCAGAAGAAGATAAAGCAATGATAGTGGATAGGATGGACCAATTGCCACAGGCTGGTTTGGAGGTAATGCTCCAGAGGCGTTTGGAAGATACATGCTATCTCATTGTTCTTGATGACATCTGGACCACAGAAGCATGGGATCTCATTGTTAGGTCATTACCTGACAACGATAAGTCAAGCAGATTACTACTTACCAGCCGCAGAATGGAGGTTGCTTTGCATGCAGATGCCCATACTCCTCCCTACAAACTTGAAGTATTGAGTGAAGAGGAGAGTTGGGAACTCTTTCTCAAGGAAGCATTTTCCGAGAATCTAGAGTGTCCACAAGACTTGGTGGATGTGGGGAAAGCGATTCTGCAAAAATGTGACGGTTTGCCACTGGCAATCACTGTCATGGGAGGCATCTTGGCtgggaagaagaagcaaaaaagTGAGTGGCAGAGAGTACAGCGAAACCTCAGTTCAGACCTTGTCAAAACTCATGGCGTATCAACAATTTTGGCGTTGAGTTATCAGGACTTACCTCCCCATTTAAAATCTTGCTTTCTCTACTTAGCCCTTCTCCAAAAAGGGAAAGACATCCTTGTGAAGCAACTCATGCACTTATGGATTGCCCATGGTCTTATTCATCGAAAGGAAGAACAAAAATTAGAGGACATAGTAGAGGATTATCTTGATGAGCTCATTGGTAGAAATATGCTTCAAGTAATCCGAGTTAGAGCGGATGAAAGAGTTAAAAGTTGCCGGCTCCATGATCTCCTACGAGACTTTTGTATTATGAAGGCCAAGGAAGAAATATTCTTCGAAGTAGATACTCCATCTACATCCCTCTCTGAATTTCGGCACCATGTGCTTTACAGTCCACTCGAGAGGTACAATTCAAAATCTTATGTAAGATCCCTTCTATCCTTCGATTCATCTTCCACACTAGTTAACCTTGATTGTATTTGTACAAGTAGTTTCAAACTTCTCAAAGTACTATACATAGACTCTCCTGGTTTAAAGGTGATCTCAGATAGCATTGGAAAACTATTTTCCTTGAAGTACTTTGGCTTAGGACGTAAGACACGCATAAAGAAGCTTCCCCGTTCAATAAGTCATTTGCAAAACTTAGAGACAATAGATATGCCCATGTCTAGGTATTATTCTGTGCTAGTTCCTAATGTCTTGTGGAGGTTAGTGAATCTGCGGCATCTGCTTGGTTACATAAATTCCCCTACCCTATTGAAGATTGACCTGCTTAACAATCTCCGAACTCTAGGCAGCATACCTGTTCATCACTGGTTGCACAATGAAAACCTGACAAGAATGACGAAACTCCAAAAAGTGGGTTTACTCATTGAAAGTGGTAATAACCTAGACATGGATCGATTATGTGATTCACTTGCAAAGCTTGAGAGCCTTCAATCTTTGTTCTTGGAAGTAGACGATGGATTATGTATATCTTTGGTTGCTGGTTTATCTCAGTTGAGTCATGTCGTCAAGCTTAAGTTGAAGGGAAATTTAGCACCAATACCAGCTCATCCTTGTGTATTTCCACCTAATCTATGTCATCTCACTTTGGTGAACTCCGACCTCCATCCAAGTTCAATCCAAGTGTTGGAGAAGTTAACCAACTTGTCAGTTCTAAAACTAGTTAATGCTTTTAAACTATATGATCAGCTAGCTGAAAGTATGACAATATCGAGGAATGGATTTTGCGGGCTCAAGTTTCTCAGGGTGGATGAAGTAAAGTGTGTGAAAGAGATGAAGCTAGGGAAAGGTGCAATGGCAGGACTCAAATGCCTGCAGATCTTCAAATGCTACTCGTTGCGGAGACTCCCAGAGAAGTTGATATCATTGACTAACCTTGAGAAGCTGGAGATTCGAGAAATGCCTGAAGCATTTATAGCTAGGCTTCAAGATTCTGATTTGCACAAACTCCAACATATTCCCAACATTGTGATTGGACATCCCTGCACAGATTATGAAGAATGGATCCAAGAAGAAATGGAGCGTCTAAATATCACTAGAAAAATCAGGTTGAAAAGCAGAGACAACAAGAGCAGCAGTTCTGTTCCAGGAAGAACAAATGTCAATACTGATTGA